The Anopheles coluzzii chromosome 2, AcolN3, whole genome shotgun sequence genome window below encodes:
- the LOC120953383 gene encoding uncharacterized protein LOC120953383, with protein MLTKEELLCALEVANIEVPPKATLIQLRMLYEQSVPKNKMEEQSTQNFIPQRVCADEDEVTNNGNHVAAAAILMKDKAAPTSSTQGASFDATSHQLELMALRAKIMEMEQRQTFTDGRLVHPEELKHLIPEFSDGLGINKWINTIRYNSELYGWQDRTMLLYAGSRLTGAASEWYNGSRNTLKTFDEFADTIKKAFPDRCNEAVIHSQLASVYKKISESYTSYVYRVNALGMSGHVSEEAIITYVIRGLSRDPLYDSLVTKDYRDIYDLIDNIKRYESHLLLRKNPERRSPSHINTISPRPIPPRQTTTEPLRCYNCSNHGHHSSQCTQPRRAPGSCFRCGSTSHVIRNCPVPDRRQLTVAAVQGNDNETAHLDSGENGNFVQLEAYQEL; from the exons ATGCTTACAAAAGAGGAACTTCTTTGTGCTTTGGAAGTTGCTAACATCGAAGTGCCTCCGAAAGCAACTTTAATACAACTACGCATGTTGTACGAGCAAAGtgtaccgaaaaacaaaatggaggaACAATCAACCCAGAATTTCATTCCTCAAAGAGTGTGTGCAGATGAAGACGAAGTGACGAACAATGGAAACCACGTTGCAGCAGCCGCCATCTTGATGAAAGACAAAGCTGCTCCGACATCTTCGACGCAAGGTGCTTCATTCGACGCAACTTCTCATCAATTGGAATTAATGGCGCTACGAGCAAAAATTATGGAAATGGAACAGCGGCAGACGTTTACGGATGGTCGATTGGTTCATCCCGAGGAGTTGAAACATTTGATACCGGAATTTTCTGACGGCCTCGGTATCAATAAGTGGATCAATACGATTCGCTACAATAGCGAATTATATGGATGGCAGGATCGCACGATGCTTTTATATGCAGGCAGTCGGTTGACTGGAGCAGCAAGCGAATGGTACAATGGCTCCCGTAACACTTTGAAGACATTCGACGAATTCGCTGACACAATTAAAAAGGCTTTTCCTGATCGCTGTAACGAAGCCGTTATTCATAGCCAATTAGCATCGGTCTACAAGAAAATTTCTGAGTCGTACACAAGCTATGTATACCGAGTAAATGCGCTGGGAATGTCAGGCCACGTGAGTGAGGAGGCTATCATAACTTATGTCATCAGAGGACTTTCTCGTGACCCTCTCTATGATAGCCTTGTGACCAAGGATTACCGCGATATTTACGACCTGATTGACAACATTAAGCGATATGAATCCCATCTTCTGTTGCGCAAAAACCCAGAACGCCGCAGCCCATCTCACATCAACACCATTTCCCCGAGACCGATTCCACCAAGACAAACGACGACAGAACCTCTTCGATGTTATAACTGCTCGAATCATGGACATCATTCATCGCAATGCACACAACCTCGCCGAGCTCCGGGTTCCTGCTTCCGATGTGGTAGCACATCACATGTCATTCGCAACTGTCCTGTCCCAGATAGACGTCAACTAACGGTTGCTGCGGTACAGGGCAACGACAATGAAACAGCGCATCTAGATTctggggaaaatggaaacttcGTTCAACTTGAGGCCTATCAGGAG CTCTAA